In Ovis canadensis isolate MfBH-ARS-UI-01 breed Bighorn chromosome 11, ARS-UI_OviCan_v2, whole genome shotgun sequence, the DNA window acagaggagcctggcgggctgcagtccatgggctctcaaagagtcggacataactgagcgactaagcacacaactTTTTATTAATTATAGTTTTCCCTGGTGAAAGGGAGACCCGATTTGAGACTGTTGGGTGTCGTCCAGGGGGCTCCAAAGAGCTCTGGTACCacagtcctttatgtctcagtgcaAAGAATTCAGTGAGGGCAAAGTGGTAGATAAGAAATCATTCAGTAgaataggatgcttgtgaggTTTGCAAAAGGGTGGCTGAGAGATATCACGCCCAAGAACttactgggctacagttttatcatcaaaggaaagggagggggaggagaactTTGTTTTCCTCACATAGACGTAGTGCTTCCaccatcagctcctcctccaggtggaGTAGTGGCGTTTTCTTGTCCCTACGTGGTCAAACTAGGTgcacaaattattgtttttttctgtgtGCAGAGATCGTTAATTACTGAGCTCACTGGACAGGATGTGGGGCTCATGCCACCATCGTTTTATTTTTGGGAgcttctgttgcatggttttgttgctaagcaagcttgcttggttttgtggttaagcaaacctgttTTCATGAGTAATCATCAAATTACAagactggtagctcagctggtaaagaatccgccctgcaacgtgggagacctaggttcgaaccctggggttgggaagatcccctggagaagggaaaggctactcactgcagtattctgacctggagaattccatggactgtacagtccgtggggtcgcaaagagtcggacaggactgagcgactttcactttcacacacccACCacccatttattttctatttacaaTCCCTAGTGGGgtaactatttaatcacctactttactctgtccctatcaAATTGACTCTGTGGTTGGTTCCTATGCTGTTTAATGCTCCACTTGACATTTTAGGCTTATTGGTCTACATGTCTCCATAGGAGCCCACTGAAACACAAACAGTTCATCAGCTCCGGGGAGTGtctgtggagggggtggggatgtCACTCCGTAGgagggttgccatatcctcctccaggggatcttcccaacccagggatcgaacccaggtctcccacattgcaggcggattctttaccgcctgagcttAAAGCCAAGTAATTGCTCTTTGAAGGGGAGTGGATCAGGAGTATCAGCTTTATTTCCCTCACAGCGGTGTGGGATCCCTGTGTCAAGTCCTCGAAGGAAAACTTCCTGAGTTAGATCTTCATGTGCAGACTTGAGAGTTGAAGAAGGAAATTCCCACAAGCCAGACACACACCTGTGTTGGTCAACactctagagaaacagaacaatAGGAGATGTTTGCATGTGAAGAGATGTATTGTAAGGAATTGGCTCACCTGGGAACACCACCATCCGCTGTCTGTATAATTCACGCCAAGTTCCAAAGTTTGAGAAGCCGAAGTGCCAAGGATAGGAAGCAACCAGGCAGGAAGGGCTGAATACCTTGTTCCTCCACCTGGTCCTCCACCTGTTCCTCCAGCTTCATTAGACTGACTAAAGGAAGCCTGCCTACACTGGGAGATcaaatgagatccaaccagtcaatccgaaaggaggccaaccctaaatattcattggaagaactgatgctgaacctgaaactccaatactttggtcatctgaagcgaagagcctactcattggaaaagatcctgatgctgggaaagactggaggcaaaagaagaaggaggcggcagaggatgagatggttggatggccttatGAACTCAGTGGacacaaatctgagcaaactccgggagacagcgaaggacagaggagcccggcgtgctgcagtccatggtgttgcaaagagctggacaaaacttagggactgaacaacaactacctACTTTGGGCAGGGGCAACCTACTTCACTGAGTCCACCCCTTCCCATGCTGATCTCACCGGGAAACGTCCTGGCACACACCTCCAGAATTGTTTAACCTGGGCACTCTGCAGCCAGGCGGGTTGgtgcataaaattaaccatcacaacagGAACCCCTACAGAAAACCAGATGCATTTCCTGAATTACTGCTGTCATTGCCCACGTTGACTCTTCCACCAATCGGCACAGCCAGGAGCCGGCAGAAACTGCTTTTAGCTCAAGAAACCTTCTTCTGGaaaggaagataccctggggaagttAGTGAGAAGGGAGAGATCTTGGTGAGGGGAGAAGGTGTAGGGAACAGTGCAGATCAGACTTCTCAATTGAGGTTACCATAGTgatccacaccccaccccaccccattctgCTTCCTGGCTCTGATGACTGTGCTTCTCCCTCTTGCTGGCCTCTGGCTCTTTCCCCTTCCGAGTCCCCATATGGTGAGGAGATACTTGGTCCGATGTGCCAGGGACATCTGGGTTCGGGTCTTGACACCATCATGTATGGTATGCTTCTGGTCagtttgtttgggcttcccaggtaccgcagtagtaaagaatctatctgcctgccaatgcaggagaggcgggctcgatccctgggtcaggaagatcccctggagaagaacatggaaacccactccagtattcttgcctggggaatcccatggaaaggggagcctggtgggctgcagttcagggggttgaagagtcagacacgattgagcagctGAACATACACACATGCGGTTTGTTTGCCTTTTGATTCGTGGGGAATGTAGTTGGGAAGAGGTGAGGCTATCGATATACTCTTTACTGCATGGAAAAGCCCAGTAAATGATcaatcccccccaaaaaatcaaGCAAACTTTCCGAAGCATAATTTCACATTTTGAGTTTGCATGTGTGTTCATTACTAAGTTTTTAATCTCCatgttttggttttaaaattctttcaaaaaaggtTTATTAGAgtttatttgatttacaatgtggcgttagtttcaggcgtacagcaaagtgattcagttacacacacacatgcattcactgtttttcagatccttttcccatacaggttatTATAGagaactgagtagagttccctgttttacacagtaaatccttgttggctatctattttatgtagagTATGATGTGTTTGTTAAGACCAAACTCCAACATATCCCTGTCGCCACCCACATTTCTCCTTTGGTAAACCGCAAGTTTGTTTCTGAAATCTGTGAGTCTGATTCTCTTTCGTAAATagtttatttatatcatttaaaaaaaaactggactccatgtataatatcatgatatttgcctttccctgactgactgacttcactcagtgtgacatcCTCTAGGCCCATTCACATTGCTGCCCAAGGCACTATTCTGTTCTTTCTAAATTGGTGCTTAAATTCTTTTATCGAGGTGGAGCATGCAAACAGAAAGGGCACAGGAGGACTGGGATGGAGACAGCTGTGATCACAGTGTTGTTGGGAGAGAGGGCTATTGTAAtgccagggggaggggagggagcaagAGGGAGAATTAGAGGAATCCAAGACTATAGGATTTGGGTTCCAGGAATATTGTGGCCTCTGATCTTGATAAGGCAGTCTAGAAGAGGGACAGATCTGGGAAGAGAGTGTGTAGGAGGAAATCAGTAGACCTGGGTTGTGCAGGACAAGGTGGAGAAATGCACAAAGTGGGTGAGATGACCCTGCACCTGGACTGACCTCCCTGTCAATCCCAGGGGAAACCGACCCTAAACCATCACATCACGAGGAGTCACTCTGAGTGAGGCCATACCTGCCTGCCCACCTCCTGGGAAGGACcacccctctctctgcctctctgcttgTCACAGCGAACTCAAAGAGAGGTCAGCTCCGGTGTATTCGGGCAGACCGTCCACGTATTATACAGCCGCCCCCTCCACGCCCTTGGGTGGAGGGTAAAGGGCTGGAGAGAGACTCCCCGGGTCCCAGCTTCCCCCTTAGCATCTTTCACCACTGAACTGCCCTCGCTCACACTCAGTTCTCTGTCCTGAGGCTCACGATGCAGTCCACTCTCAAAAGAAGAGTAAAAAGTGAGGAACGTGCAGGGTCGGGGTCAGCGGCTCCCCGTCCGTGTTGGGGATCCGGGAGACACACCGGGAGGGAAGCCATGGGCTGTGAGATTTGTATTCGGACCCAAGACAGGACCTTCTGGAAGCATCTGAGGTTGACTGAAGAGGAGCCCGAGGCTCCACAGGGGTGGCGCTCTCACGGTGCCTGGGTCTGCAGATTGGCAGGATACAGACCCGCTGTGGTCACCACCCAGGCCAGGGAGGATGGAGGAAGCTGGCACCTGCCTCTGGGGCCGTCCACCCTGACCACAGAGGAAATGATACATCACCAAGGGTGGGGACGCGCCACGGAGAAAGAGCCCAGTGTGGCTCAGGTGTTGGGGGCCGCGTGTGAGACACACAGAGGGCAGCTGTGGGCTGAGCGGAGTGGGTCACTCATCCTTGGAAGGTGACCGTGGACGTCCAGTCACGAGACTGGGAGGAGCCAGGGGTCACCAGCCAGCATCGCACGGCCCTTCTGCTCCTCACCCCGAGGTTTCTACACGCGGCTCAGTGCCAGCTGCCAGGAGGACTGTGGAGACCAGGGATAGGGCTGGACAAGGAGCAGAGAGGCCCAGAGAAGCAGAAGTGGGCACCGGGAGGGAATCCCCTGAGGAGGCCTGACCCTGTCCCTGCCtggggcctgctgctgctgcaggtgaCATCCCTGCTGGGGAAATGACCccgaggggcagggctgggtggctgccttcagctctgctgctgctccagCTCCCAGGTGAGCCGCTCAGCCCTTCCTGCGGGAGGGAACGGGCAGGGCTGGAGCTGGGTGAGCAGGGGGCCAgcagtggggggcggggagaaggTTCCAGGAGGGGCTGCCACCTGTCTCAGGAGCGAGCAGGAGGGTTCAGGGCGCGAAGCAGGTGAGGCTGGTCCACTGTGCTGGTGGGAGGGGGCGCCTGTGATGGTCACACCACAAAGGTCACCGTCAGAGATGACCTCTTGgggcaccacacacacacacacacactcacacactcacacacgcacgcACCCTGAGTTTTTCTGTCTCCACGGAACCCTCTCTCTCTGAGGAGGGACCTCCTTCCCCCATCATCCACCTCTGGGTCTGAGGAAGGGCCTGCCTCCTGCCTTGGCCTCCTCCAGACCCCACAGGCCCTCAAGGGATCCCATCCAACGCTCCCCAGACCCACACTCACTCGATGAAGTTGGACTCCATTGTGTTTTCCAGGCTGTTTGTCCGTGAGTGGCCCCCGAAGCGTGACAGGCATTGTGGGGGGATCCCTGAGGGTGGAGTGTCGGTACCAGGAGGCATTCGTGGACGAGATCAAATACTGGTGCAAACACCCGTGTGTGTCACCGTGGAAGATTGTAGAGAccagagagtcagagagagaagtgAGGAGGGGCCGCGTGTCCATCAGAGACCGTCCTGCAAGCCTCACCTTCACAGTGACCTTGGAGAGCCTCAGAGAGGAGGATGCGGGAACGTACGGATGTGGGATCTATGTGCCACTTTCACGTGACCCCACCTTCCAGGTGGAGGTGTCTGTGATCCCAGGTGAGCCTGAGATGCCAGTTCTAGGGTTGTGGACCGTACCTGGGACCCCTGAGTCCTTCCTGTTGGTCGCTGCTTCTCTCTCAGGAGGAAGGTTTCCTTTTTGCGTTTCTGTTTGCAAGAAAGGAACCGAAAGTTTACTGGCTCCGCAGGGTGTGTCTTGGAAGGGCTCTGTCGGCTTACCTCAGGAGAGGCCACATTTCACGGGGTCCACCAGGTCGATATCTCTCTAGATCTTTCTGGTCATGCCCTCCCACGGAGAGGACTGCCTGGGGCTGGCTGACAGATGACACGGGGTCTCCTGATTCAGCTCAGACTCAGCTGCAGGACTTTCCATCTGAGCTTCGCTCCAGCCACGCCCCTTGCCTGTCACTGTCTGCCCCGTCTCTCTGTTAATCCCGAAAGAATAGGTGTCCCCGTTTGTCGCCTGGCGGGGTGGGCCAGGAGGAGAGAGGTGTGGCTGTGCCTGGGGGTGACTTGGAGCCAAGGGCCCTCTCTGCACTCTCAGATCCCCAGGGGAGCAGGGCCATATGCTTCTGACAGTGCCCGCCTGGCCAGGGGGCTTctggagaggggcagggagggggccccGGGTGTTGTCCAGGCCTGGGCGCGGCCACGGGGGTGGTGGACACAGCACGTCCATCCAGAGGGTGTGAGCGACCTTGACTGTGAGTCAGAGCCACAATGGGATGGAGAGGGGGGACCCAGGGGACGAAACACGGCCTAACTTGTGCTTCTCCCTCAGGCTCTATGACACCCACCAGCTCCAAGAGGTCCACAAGCACCCCGGAGTCTCCCACGAGCCTGCCAGTGCCCACCTGGAGCACCGTGTCCGGGCAGGAGGCCCCTGATCCCGGCCAAGCTCATCGGTAAGGGACCCTCATCCCAGGACATCTCACCTGGGTGGTTTCTAGGTGAGACCAGGCAGGAATAGGCAAGCTCCCTTCACCAAGGACCCTAACTTATTCAACAAATTCTGTAACAAGCAGTAAAGGTCCTACTAAGTGCCCGGAGCTCTTGTTGACTTGGGATCCAGTAGCAATGCCCACGGACACAGTCCTGCCCTGACAGAGTGGTGTTCTAAGAGGGGATTCACATAATGAACAGATGGACACATCAGCTGTATAAATACACCACCTACTGATGATCGCTTGGAGGGAAATGTCACCTGGGTGAGGGGCCAGCATGTGTGGGAGGGTGGTGGAGTTCGCTAGTTAAAACACAATGATGAGAGGGCAGCTAATTGATTACAGACACTTGAATGGAGGCCTGCAGGGTCTGGGGAACCAGGCATGCCGGGATCCTCAGAAATGAGGCACCAGGCACGAGGGGGGCAGGCTGAACAAAAGacccccagcccagggcagggcaggaagcaagcgCTCTGCGTGTTGGTGACCCCTCTGTCCCCTGAGCCCTGGTCATCTGTATCACCTTGCTGAAGAGCCCTGGCCTCTGAGGGTGCAGAGCTGAGGGGGGTCACTCTTTCATCAGCCAAGGACTTTGAAGGACCGGAGCTTTGGAGACCCTGGGGAGGTGCCGGCTGCTCACTGAATAAGACCGAACAGTCCCTGCACTCGAGGTGGCTGTGCTCTCTTGTCTAGCAGACATCAGCCAAGCCTCCCCAGTATTGGGTTCTATACCCTAGACCGCAAACCCCCACATGAGGAGTGTGTTAGTTGTTTCAtccatggctgactctttgcgacccccatggactgcagcccaccaggctcctctgtccatgggattctccaggcagaaatactggagtgggtagccattctcttctccagggggtcttcctgacccagggatccaacacggGTCTCTCCTGCgtcacaggcagattccttaccctctGAGCTGCTGGAGAAGCCCCCAAGAGGAGGACTCAGGTAGAAATCCTCCTAATGCCCAGGTCCCCCTTGGGTCCCTGGTCTCCCTCACATGATTCTCACGGCCACATCCACCCTTACGTCCACAGTCCTAAGTCTCAGGGGCAATTCGTGAAGATCAGGGTCCAGAAGTCCTTCAGGTGAGGCTTCTCTGTGTCAGGTTGATCTTTGTAAAGATTCTTGTAGCCATAGAACCTGAACGCGGGGCAGGCAAGGTGGAGACAGCAGGGCCTCCCTGAGGATGGTGCTCACTGTCCGTCCCCTTGTCCCCCATAGGCCCCTGCTGGGCAGCGCCCACTTCCTGCTGCTGGTCTTCCTGAAGGTGCCCCTGCTCCTGGGCATGCTCGGTGCTGTCCTCTGGGTCCACAGGCCTCTGAGGAGCTCTGCGGACCAGCAGAGTCAGTCCATTTACGAGAACTGGGAGCCCCCGTGCTCATCGTGTCCTCTTCGATGATGCAGTCTGACTACTGGATGGAAACGACCTTCTGTCCATCTGTCCTGTAtcagcctctccctctctctccgaATACTGTGTTTGTGGATTTCCTTGTAGCTTTCTTTCCTTGCCCATGAGTCTCTACAACCAAAAGCATACCCCCTCAATGGGTGCTTCTGAACTGTAACCACAGATCAGTATTGAGTACAGAGCTTCCAGCTCATCCGCGGAGCATCACTCATGCGCTGAACTCTCAGGCGCTCTCTCTGCAGTCTTCAAACCCCAGCAGTGTGGGAATCTTGCTTTGGGGTCTGTTTTGATGGATCCAGGCAGTTCCATGGTTTCCCACATGATCTGTGCTACCATAATCACCCACCCTCCACAGGTCTCAGATCCAATGTGGGGAATCTTCCGGTTGCTGAGTGTGTCTATTTATGCATTCTGAAGCTCAGGAAATAGCAATGCAGAGATTTGATGGTCCACAGCGCCATCATGCATGGGACCTAAATCAAAACTCCTTTCTGCACAAACCTCCACACCCCACTCTTCTGTCTAAGGGACCGAAGGGCCATGTTGGGTTTCTCCAATTGGTGTCAATTCAGAACAGAATCCAGCATTCCATGGAAAATCAGATTATTCCCTTCCCCACGCCCAGTCAAACTGGTGAGTGTGTTTAGGTCCTTTGCAGATGGCTGGTAGAAGAATAACAGTACAAAATTGATGCAACTGTCAGAGAATCGTTCCTTCCTCCTGTTCAAAGGTAACTCaagccccaccctcaccccatcaTTCAAGGCCCCTGGTTACAGACCTGGGTCAAGGGTTTAAATCGATTGAGGGGCCAAGAGTGAGTCTTCTATTCAATAGCTTAGTCTCCACGACTTGTAGAGGCAAAGACCTGCGTAGGCTGCCCACAGTTTCAGTGCAAACTGCAACGTGATGAACTTGCCGGCACCGAAGATCTCTGAGAGGCAGGTTATCATCTTGACTCATCTATTTGAAGCAGCCAGGACCTGGGGAATTGCAGCCACTTTTCATGCAGCAAATATATGGGGAGAGGACCAAAGTAGTAACCACTAACCTAGGCGTTGCTTCCACCCACGATTAAACAGAAGAAAGAGCTCAGCTTTTGGCGCTCACATTCCAGTTGGTGGACAGAGATAAAACAGACACAATAGTACAGGCGTGCAGACATGCAGAAATGTCCAAGTCCACAGTGAGGAGTATCTCGTAGTCACGTAAGATAAGAGGAGGTGCTATTGGTGAGACAGTAAGGGATGAGTCCTACCAGCCTCGTGAAGAGGGTGATATGTAACCAAGTCCAGAAGAACGTAAGGCAGTGAGCCCTGTGGGCACCTGGAAGAAGAGCCCTCAGGCAAAGGGAACTGCAGGTGCAAACGTCCTGCCTTGGGAGCGTTTTAGGTGCGGATCCAGGGGAGAGCAGAGGGCAGATGCTTGCAGGGTCCCCTGGAGCCATGCTCTCCAAGAATCCTGATCGAGTCGTGTTCACCAGCCTGagtagaaaaaggaaaaccaggaTTGGAGAACTTAGTTTCCTGAAAGCAAGGGCATCCTGAGAGAGG includes these proteins:
- the LOC138415420 gene encoding CMRF35-like molecule 6 isoform X1, with the protein product MTPRGRAGWLPSALLLLQLPGCLSVSGPRSVTGIVGGSLRVECRYQEAFVDEIKYWCKHPCVSPWKIVETRESEREVRRGRVSIRDRPASLTFTVTLESLREEDAGTYGCGIYVPLSRDPTFQVEVSVIPGSMTPTSSKRSTSTPESPTSLPVPTWSTVSGQEAPDPGQAHRPLLGSAHFLLLVFLKVPLLLGMLGAVLWVHRPLRSSADQQSQSIYENWEPPCSSCPLR